A genomic window from Melanotaenia boesemani isolate fMelBoe1 chromosome 15, fMelBoe1.pri, whole genome shotgun sequence includes:
- the LOC121654800 gene encoding periostin-like isoform X1, with protein MDQLLVVTLVVVAFCSLGSVDSSAYDKIVSHSRIRARNEGPNVCALQEVIGSKKKYFSTCRNWYKHSICGKKATVIYECCPGYMKLEGMKGCPAVAPIDHVYGTLGLVKATTTQQYSDMSKLREEIEGEGSFTMFAPSNDAWDNLDATVRSALVSNVNIELYNALHFHMVNRRLLTKDMKNGMTVTSMYDNQGLFINHYSNGVVTVNCARIIHGNQMATNGVVHVIDRAISGVGNTIKDILDSNDDLSSFSAAAIASGVMDKLEKPGQFTLFAPTNEAFDKLSPGRLERIMEDKDVIAALVNYHLLNSVQCAEAIMAGSVYETAEGSTIEIGCDGDSLTVNGIKMVLKKDIVTTNGVIHLIDQVLIPNSAKEVMELMGQSQSLFGDMVSELGLAADLGAQTEYTLLAPFNSIFTDEVMSIDQSLLRIILENHILKLKVTLSELYNGQLLETFAGTLLRVFIYRTAVCIESACMVQGSKEGNNGALHLVRSLIKPADKTIYEYLIADGRFKIFLSLMETAELLDLLKQEGSYTVFAPTDEAFDGLNKEDLALLRGDLNALRTILLYHFSNGIFINGGLERGVINLLKTLQGNNLQVKYVNNSIHVNSVDVPESDLMAKNGVIHVVKNVLYPGDLPVGRQDLLVLLKKLIKYIQIKYLSGFSYTEIPLTFIKRTVTTHYIEGPETKVIRVIEKPSVTKVVEGLPSTTVTRVIEKPTVTRKVVVEAEPVVTTVTRVIKGQPSVTKVTRVISGTEVDAETKTITGGTGHITVNEPQIIEVPDFSKITTFRGDPDLISKESEKITKMIQGGGRLAAARKAPVGIRRRARLARRHHKPRE; from the exons TACAGTCATATATGAATGTTGCCCTGGGTACATGAAGCTGGAAGGCATGAAAGGATGCCCTGCAG TGGCTCCCATTGACCATGTATATGGCACGTTGGGGCTGGTAAAGGCCACAACCACACAGCAATACTCTGACATGTCCAAGCTGAGAGAGGAAATAGAGGGCGAGGGCTCCTTCACCATGTTTGCACCAAGCAATGATGCCTGGGATAACTTGGATGCT ACTGTACGGTCTGCTCTGGTGAGCAATGTGAACATCGAGCTTTACAATGCTCTTCACTTCCACATGGTGAACCGCCGTCTTCTGACCAAAGACATGAAGAATGGCATGACTGTCACTTCCATGTACGATAACCAGGGGCTTTTCATCAACCACTACTCAAATGGG GTTGTCACAGTGAACTGTGCCAGGATCATCCATGGTAACCAGATGGCCACAAACGGTGTGGTGCATGTCATCGATCGGGCAATCAGTGGTGTTGGTAATACCATCAAGGACATCCTGGATTCTAACGATGACCTGTCCTCATTCAGT GCTGCAGCAATAGCTTCTGGTGTGATGGACAAGCTGGAAAAGCCTGGTCAATTTACTTTGTTCGCTCCAACAAATGAAGCTTTTGACAAACTGAGCCCAGGCCGCTTGGAGCGTATCATGGAAGACAAGGATGTCATTGCAG CCCTGGTGAATTACCACCTGCTGAACAGTGTTCAGTGCGCAGAAGCAATCATGGCAGGATCAGTGTATGAGACAGCGGAGGGCAGCACCATCGAGATCGGCTGTGATGGTGACAGTCTGACTGTCAATGGCATCAAGATGGTGCTGAAGAAGGACATTGTAACCACAAATGGTGTCATTCATCTCATAGACCAGGTGCTCATCCCTAATTCAG CCAAGGAAGTTATGGAGCTGATGGGACAGTCCCAGAGCTTATTTGGCGACATGGTGTCTGAACTGGGCTTAGCAGCTGACCTTGGTGCACAGACAGAGTACACACTCCTCGCTCCCTTCAACAGCATCTTCACTG ATGAGGTCATGTCAATAGACCAGAGCCTCCTGAGAATCATTTTGGAAAACCACATCTTGAAGCTGAAAGTCACACTGAGTGAGCTTTACAACGGACAGCTGCTGGAAACGTTCGCTGGCACACTCCTCAGAGTCTTCATTTACCGCACT GCTGTGTGCATAGAAAGTGCATGTATGGTGCAAGGCAGTAAGGAGGGAAACAATGGGGCCCTCCATCTTGTGAGGTCCCTCATCAAACCGGCTGACAAAACAATCTACGAGTATTTGATTGCTGATGGGAGGTTCAA GATTTTCTTGTCACTGATGGAGACAGCAGAGCTGCTGGATCTGTTGAAGCAGGAAGGCTCCTATACCGTCTTTGCACCAACTGATGAGGCCTTTGATGGGCTCAATAAAGAGGACTTAGCTTTGCTAAGAG GTGATCTAAATGCTTTGAGAACCATCCTTCTCTATCACTTCAGTAATGGCATCTTCATCAATGGAGGATTAGAGAGAGGAGTTATCAATCTGCTCAAAACCTTGCAGGGTAACAACCTGCAAGTTAAATAT GTGAACAACTCTATCCATGTCAACTCAGTGGACGTGCCAGAAAGTGACCTGATGGCAAAGAATGGCGTCATCCATGTGGTGAAGAATGTTCTCTATCCTGGTG ACCTTCCTGTGGGCCGTCAGGACCTCCTGGTTCTGCTTAAGAAGCTGATTAAGTACATCCAGATAAAG TATCTTTCTGGATTTTCTTATACTGAGATCCCACTCACCTTCATCA AGAGAACGGTCACAACTCATTACATTGAAG GTCCTGAGACGAAAGTGATCAGAGTCATTGAAAAGCCATCTGTCACCAAGGTTGTTGAGGGGTTGCCAAGCACCACTGTAACAAGGGTCATAGAAAAACCAACAGTCACAAGGAAGGTGGTTGTTGAGGCTGAGCCTGTGGTTACCACGGTAACAAGAGTTATCAAGGGACAGCCGTCTGTTACTAAAGTTACAAGAGTTATCAGTG GTACAGAAGTTGATGCAGAGACAAAGACGATTACAG GTGGAACCGGACACATCACGGTCAACGAGCCTCAGATCATTGAGG TCCCAGATTTCTCTAAGATAACCACCTTCCGTGGAGATCCTGATCTGATCAGCAAGGAATCGGAGAAAATTACTAAAATGATTCAAG GAGGAGGTAGACTTGCTGCTGCTAGGAAAGCACCAG TTGGCATTAGGAGAAGAGCAAGGCTGGCTAGACGTCATCACAAGCCAAGGGAGTAA
- the LOC121654800 gene encoding periostin-like isoform X2 gives MDQLLVVTLVVVAFCSLGSVDSSAYDKIVSHSRIRARNEGPNVCALQEVIGSKKKYFSTCRNWYKHSICGKKATVIYECCPGYMKLEGMKGCPAVAPIDHVYGTLGLVKATTTQQYSDMSKLREEIEGEGSFTMFAPSNDAWDNLDATVRSALVSNVNIELYNALHFHMVNRRLLTKDMKNGMTVTSMYDNQGLFINHYSNGVVTVNCARIIHGNQMATNGVVHVIDRAISGVGNTIKDILDSNDDLSSFSAAAIASGVMDKLEKPGQFTLFAPTNEAFDKLSPGRLERIMEDKDVIAALVNYHLLNSVQCAEAIMAGSVYETAEGSTIEIGCDGDSLTVNGIKMVLKKDIVTTNGVIHLIDQVLIPNSAKEVMELMGQSQSLFGDMVSELGLAADLGAQTEYTLLAPFNSIFTDEVMSIDQSLLRIILENHILKLKVTLSELYNGQLLETFAGTLLRVFIYRTAVCIESACMVQGSKEGNNGALHLVRSLIKPADKTIYEYLIADGRFKIFLSLMETAELLDLLKQEGSYTVFAPTDEAFDGLNKEDLALLRGDLNALRTILLYHFSNGIFINGGLERGVINLLKTLQGNNLQVKYVNNSIHVNSVDVPESDLMAKNGVIHVVKNVLYPGDLPVGRQDLLVLLKKLIKYIQIKYLSGFSYTEIPLTFIKRTVTTHYIEGPETKVIRVIEKPSVTKVVEGLPSTTVTRVIEKPTVTRKVVVEAEPVVTTVTRVIKGQPSVTKVTRVISGTEVDAETKTITVPDFSKITTFRGDPDLISKESEKITKMIQGGGRLAAARKAPVGIRRRARLARRHHKPRE, from the exons TACAGTCATATATGAATGTTGCCCTGGGTACATGAAGCTGGAAGGCATGAAAGGATGCCCTGCAG TGGCTCCCATTGACCATGTATATGGCACGTTGGGGCTGGTAAAGGCCACAACCACACAGCAATACTCTGACATGTCCAAGCTGAGAGAGGAAATAGAGGGCGAGGGCTCCTTCACCATGTTTGCACCAAGCAATGATGCCTGGGATAACTTGGATGCT ACTGTACGGTCTGCTCTGGTGAGCAATGTGAACATCGAGCTTTACAATGCTCTTCACTTCCACATGGTGAACCGCCGTCTTCTGACCAAAGACATGAAGAATGGCATGACTGTCACTTCCATGTACGATAACCAGGGGCTTTTCATCAACCACTACTCAAATGGG GTTGTCACAGTGAACTGTGCCAGGATCATCCATGGTAACCAGATGGCCACAAACGGTGTGGTGCATGTCATCGATCGGGCAATCAGTGGTGTTGGTAATACCATCAAGGACATCCTGGATTCTAACGATGACCTGTCCTCATTCAGT GCTGCAGCAATAGCTTCTGGTGTGATGGACAAGCTGGAAAAGCCTGGTCAATTTACTTTGTTCGCTCCAACAAATGAAGCTTTTGACAAACTGAGCCCAGGCCGCTTGGAGCGTATCATGGAAGACAAGGATGTCATTGCAG CCCTGGTGAATTACCACCTGCTGAACAGTGTTCAGTGCGCAGAAGCAATCATGGCAGGATCAGTGTATGAGACAGCGGAGGGCAGCACCATCGAGATCGGCTGTGATGGTGACAGTCTGACTGTCAATGGCATCAAGATGGTGCTGAAGAAGGACATTGTAACCACAAATGGTGTCATTCATCTCATAGACCAGGTGCTCATCCCTAATTCAG CCAAGGAAGTTATGGAGCTGATGGGACAGTCCCAGAGCTTATTTGGCGACATGGTGTCTGAACTGGGCTTAGCAGCTGACCTTGGTGCACAGACAGAGTACACACTCCTCGCTCCCTTCAACAGCATCTTCACTG ATGAGGTCATGTCAATAGACCAGAGCCTCCTGAGAATCATTTTGGAAAACCACATCTTGAAGCTGAAAGTCACACTGAGTGAGCTTTACAACGGACAGCTGCTGGAAACGTTCGCTGGCACACTCCTCAGAGTCTTCATTTACCGCACT GCTGTGTGCATAGAAAGTGCATGTATGGTGCAAGGCAGTAAGGAGGGAAACAATGGGGCCCTCCATCTTGTGAGGTCCCTCATCAAACCGGCTGACAAAACAATCTACGAGTATTTGATTGCTGATGGGAGGTTCAA GATTTTCTTGTCACTGATGGAGACAGCAGAGCTGCTGGATCTGTTGAAGCAGGAAGGCTCCTATACCGTCTTTGCACCAACTGATGAGGCCTTTGATGGGCTCAATAAAGAGGACTTAGCTTTGCTAAGAG GTGATCTAAATGCTTTGAGAACCATCCTTCTCTATCACTTCAGTAATGGCATCTTCATCAATGGAGGATTAGAGAGAGGAGTTATCAATCTGCTCAAAACCTTGCAGGGTAACAACCTGCAAGTTAAATAT GTGAACAACTCTATCCATGTCAACTCAGTGGACGTGCCAGAAAGTGACCTGATGGCAAAGAATGGCGTCATCCATGTGGTGAAGAATGTTCTCTATCCTGGTG ACCTTCCTGTGGGCCGTCAGGACCTCCTGGTTCTGCTTAAGAAGCTGATTAAGTACATCCAGATAAAG TATCTTTCTGGATTTTCTTATACTGAGATCCCACTCACCTTCATCA AGAGAACGGTCACAACTCATTACATTGAAG GTCCTGAGACGAAAGTGATCAGAGTCATTGAAAAGCCATCTGTCACCAAGGTTGTTGAGGGGTTGCCAAGCACCACTGTAACAAGGGTCATAGAAAAACCAACAGTCACAAGGAAGGTGGTTGTTGAGGCTGAGCCTGTGGTTACCACGGTAACAAGAGTTATCAAGGGACAGCCGTCTGTTACTAAAGTTACAAGAGTTATCAGTG GTACAGAAGTTGATGCAGAGACAAAGACGATTACAG TCCCAGATTTCTCTAAGATAACCACCTTCCGTGGAGATCCTGATCTGATCAGCAAGGAATCGGAGAAAATTACTAAAATGATTCAAG GAGGAGGTAGACTTGCTGCTGCTAGGAAAGCACCAG TTGGCATTAGGAGAAGAGCAAGGCTGGCTAGACGTCATCACAAGCCAAGGGAGTAA